From Anaplasma ovis str. Haibei:
AAAATTTGTAATGCAGCAACCAGGCTGTCGCTAGTTGTGGAATGCTCCCACAGAATAATGTGCCCAGATTTCTCTCCTCCGACACTACATGAGTGTTGTCGCATTGTATCCACAAGGTGACGATCACCCACTTCTGACCTGTGTAGCCTCACACCTAACTCTCGAGCGTAGCGATCCATTGACTTACTCGACATAGTAGTAACTGCCGCGTCGGTAATAGACTTCGTCACACGTAGGTGCCTCATTATTGACGCTATTACCTGGTCTCCATCAACAAGCCTGCCTTTTTCATCACACACAACAACACGATCGGCGTCTCCGTCCAGGGCAATGCCAATATCCGCCCTCTCTTCCAATACTTTTTGTACCATACCCTCAGGATGTAAGGACCCACAATTGTGATTTATATTTAGCCCATCAGGCTTGTTGCCAATGACAACAACATCGGCCCCCAACTCCCAGAATACTTCGCCACCTATGTGGTATGCGGCCCCGTTCGCGCAATCCACAACTATCTTCATGCCAGACAGCTTGAGCTTCTTGGGAAATGTGCCCTTCACAAATTCTATGTACCTTCCTACCGCGCCGGCTATCCTATACACCTTGCCCATGTCACGAACCTGGGCGAGGTTGCCGCTCAGTTCGGCACGCACGTTAGACTCAAGCATTTCTTCCAACTCTAGAGGTATTTTTATTCCCTCGCCGTCAAATATCTTTACTCCATTATCCAAATACGAGTTGTGCGAGGCAGAAATCACCACGCCCATGCTGGCACGCAAGTTTCTGACCAGCGTGGCTATAGCCGCAGTAGGCATTGGCCCTAATAGGCCAACGTTAACGCCCATGGCAACCAGCCCAGAGACCAACGCAGATTCCACCATATATCCCGAAATTCTAGTATCCTTGCCCACAACCACTCGCGCGCCAACCTTTTTTCTGGCCTCAAGCCCTATGGCCATCCCAAGCCTAAGTACGGTTATCGGATCCATGGGGTATGCATTAGCC
This genomic window contains:
- the glmM gene encoding phosphoglucosamine mutase — translated: MNIFGTDGVRGRANAYPMDPITVLRLGMAIGLEARKKVGARVVVGKDTRISGYMVESALVSGLVAMGVNVGLLGPMPTAAIATLVRNLRASMGVVISASHNSYLDNGVKIFDGEGIKIPLELEEMLESNVRAELSGNLAQVRDMGKVYRIAGAVGRYIEFVKGTFPKKLKLSGMKIVVDCANGAAYHIGGEVFWELGADVVVIGNKPDGLNINHNCGSLHPEGMVQKVLEERADIGIALDGDADRVVVCDEKGRLVDGDQVIASIMRHLRVTKSITDAAVTTMSSKSMDRYARELGVRLHRSEVGDRHLVDTMRQHSCSVGGEKSGHIILWEHSTTSDSLVAALQILSIMLLENKSASSIFSDFVPMPRVHRDIPYSMGFDSIAQLIGPTLSDVEKALERVNGRVIFRRSGTERLIRCVVEGEDPELVALVADELSIKLRELGVESDVEPEMQ